From Mycobacterium lacus, one genomic window encodes:
- a CDS encoding ABC1 kinase family protein — protein MSSTKHREVVQLDRVPLPVEAARVAATGWQVTRTAARVVTKLPGKGPWQQKVIREIPQTFADLGPTYVKFGQIIASSPGAFGESLSREFRGLLDRVPPADTDAVHKLFVEELGGEPSELFASFEEEPFASASIAQVHYATLHSGEDVVVKIQRPGIRRRVAADLQILKRFAQAVELAKLGRRLSAQDVVADFSDNLAEELDFRLEAQSMEAWVSHLHASPLGKNIRVPDVHWDFTTERVLTMERVHGIRIDDVKAIRTAGFDGVELVKALLFSVFEGGLRHGLFHGDLHAGNLYVDEAGRIVFFDFGIMGRIDPRTRWLLRELVYALLVKKDHAAAGKIVVLMGAVGTTKPETQAAKDLERFATPLTMQTLGDMSYADIGRQLSALADAYDVRLPRELVLIGKQFLYVERYMKLLAPRWQMMSDPQLTGYFANFMVEVSREHQSDDVEV, from the coding sequence ATGAGTTCCACCAAACACCGCGAGGTGGTGCAGCTGGACCGAGTGCCGTTGCCGGTCGAGGCCGCCCGGGTTGCCGCCACGGGCTGGCAGGTAACCCGCACCGCCGCTCGTGTCGTCACCAAGCTGCCTGGCAAGGGTCCGTGGCAGCAGAAGGTGATCAGAGAGATCCCGCAGACCTTTGCCGACCTGGGCCCGACGTACGTGAAGTTCGGACAGATCATCGCGTCCAGCCCCGGCGCGTTCGGCGAGTCCCTGTCCCGCGAGTTTCGGGGCTTGCTCGACCGGGTGCCGCCCGCCGACACCGACGCGGTGCACAAGCTGTTCGTCGAGGAACTCGGCGGCGAGCCGTCCGAGCTGTTCGCCAGTTTCGAGGAAGAGCCGTTCGCGTCGGCGTCCATCGCCCAGGTGCACTACGCGACGCTGCACAGCGGCGAGGACGTCGTCGTCAAGATCCAGCGGCCCGGCATCCGTCGCCGCGTCGCCGCGGACCTGCAGATCCTGAAGCGCTTCGCGCAGGCCGTCGAATTGGCCAAGCTGGGCCGCCGGCTCTCCGCACAAGACGTGGTCGCCGACTTTTCCGACAACCTGGCCGAGGAGCTGGACTTCCGGCTCGAGGCGCAGTCCATGGAGGCTTGGGTCTCACACCTGCACGCGTCGCCGCTCGGCAAGAACATCCGGGTGCCGGACGTGCATTGGGACTTCACCACCGAGCGGGTGCTAACCATGGAGCGGGTGCACGGCATCCGCATCGACGACGTCAAGGCCATCCGCACGGCCGGGTTCGACGGCGTCGAGCTGGTGAAGGCGCTGCTATTCAGTGTGTTCGAGGGCGGGCTGCGGCACGGGCTGTTTCACGGCGACCTGCACGCCGGCAACCTATACGTCGACGAGGCGGGCCGCATCGTGTTCTTCGACTTCGGCATCATGGGCCGCATCGATCCGCGTACCCGCTGGCTGCTGCGCGAGCTGGTGTATGCGCTGCTCGTGAAGAAGGATCACGCCGCGGCCGGCAAGATCGTCGTGCTGATGGGCGCCGTCGGCACCACCAAGCCCGAGACCCAGGCCGCCAAGGACCTGGAGCGCTTCGCCACCCCGCTGACGATGCAAACGCTCGGCGACATGTCGTATGCCGACATCGGCCGGCAACTGTCGGCGCTGGCCGACGCCTACGATGTCAGGCTGCCCCGTGAGCTGGTGCTGATCGGCAAACAGTTCCTGTACGTCGAGCGGTATATGAAGCTGCTGGCGCCCAGGTGGCAGATGATGTCCGACCCGCAGCTGACGGGGTACTTCGCCAATTTCATGGTCGAGGTCAGCCGCGAGCATCAATCTGATGACGTGGAGGTCTAG
- a CDS encoding alpha/beta fold hydrolase has protein sequence MEVRSGFAESRAVSGDVKLYYEDMGELDDPPVLLIMGLGAQMLLWRTAFCEKLVGHGLRVIRYDNRDVGLSTKTERRGPGQPLVARLVRSWFGLPSRAAYKLEDMADDAAALLDHLDIEHAHIVGASMGGMIAQIFAARFAERTKTLAIIFSSNNHRFLPPPAPRALLALIKGPAPDSPRDVILDNAVRVSKIIGSPCYPMPEEQVRADAAESYDRNYHPWGIARQFSAILGSGSLLHYDRRIAAPTVVIHGRADKLMRPSGGRAVARAIDGARLVLVDGMGHDLPQQLWDRVIGELTRNFSAAG, from the coding sequence GTGGAGGTTCGCAGCGGCTTTGCAGAATCACGGGCCGTGTCGGGTGACGTGAAACTGTACTACGAGGACATGGGTGAGCTCGATGACCCACCCGTGCTGCTGATCATGGGCCTGGGCGCCCAAATGCTGTTGTGGCGCACCGCTTTTTGCGAGAAGCTCGTCGGCCATGGCCTGCGCGTCATCCGCTACGACAACCGCGATGTCGGCCTCTCCACGAAGACTGAACGTCGGGGCCCCGGGCAGCCGCTGGTCGCCCGGCTAGTCCGCTCCTGGTTCGGGCTGCCCAGCAGGGCGGCTTACAAGCTGGAAGACATGGCGGACGACGCCGCAGCCCTGCTGGACCACCTCGACATCGAGCACGCCCACATTGTCGGGGCGTCGATGGGGGGGATGATCGCCCAGATCTTCGCCGCACGGTTCGCCGAGCGGACGAAAACGCTGGCGATCATCTTCTCCAGCAACAATCACCGGTTTTTGCCGCCGCCGGCCCCTCGCGCCCTGTTGGCGCTCATCAAGGGCCCGGCACCCGATTCACCGCGCGACGTCATCCTCGACAACGCCGTCCGCGTCAGCAAGATCATCGGCAGCCCGTGCTACCCCATGCCCGAAGAGCAGGTGCGCGCCGACGCCGCCGAGAGCTACGACCGCAACTACCACCCATGGGGGATTGCCCGCCAGTTCAGCGCGATCCTCGGCAGCGGCAGCCTGCTGCACTACGACCGGCGCATTGCCGCGCCTACGGTGGTGATTCACGGGCGAGCCGACAAGCTGATGCGCCCCTCCGGTGGCCGCGCGGTCGCCCGCGCTATCGACGGCGCCCGGCTGGTGCTGGTCGACGGTATGGGACACGACCTGCCCCAGCAACTGTGGGATCGGGTGATCGGCGAGCTGACGCGCAATTTCTCAGCCGCCGGATGA
- the mmaA1 gene encoding mycolic acid methyltransferase MmaA1 has translation MAKLRPYYEESQSAYDISDDFFALFLDPTWVYTCAYFERDDMTLQEAQLAKLDLALGKLNLEPGMTLLDVGCGWGGALVRAVETYDVNVIGLTLSRNHYQRSKDRLAAIPTQRRAEARLQGWEEFDEKVDRIVSFEAFDAFKKERYASFFERSYDILPDDGRMLLHSLFTYDRRWLHEQGIPLTMSDLRFLKFLRESIFPGGELPSEDDIVDNAQAAGFSLEQTQLLQQHYARTLDMWAANLESARERAIALQSEEVYNNFMHYLTGCADRFRRRLINVAQFTLTK, from the coding sequence ATGGCCAAGCTGAGACCGTATTACGAAGAGTCGCAATCGGCATACGACATTTCGGACGACTTCTTCGCCCTGTTCCTCGACCCCACATGGGTTTACACCTGCGCCTACTTCGAGCGTGACGACATGACGCTCCAAGAGGCGCAACTCGCCAAGCTGGACTTGGCGTTGGGCAAGCTGAACCTCGAGCCCGGGATGACGCTGCTCGACGTCGGTTGCGGGTGGGGTGGGGCCCTGGTCCGGGCCGTCGAGACGTACGATGTCAACGTCATCGGCCTCACCCTGAGCCGGAATCACTATCAACGCAGCAAAGACCGGCTGGCCGCGATCCCCACGCAACGACGGGCCGAGGCACGTCTGCAGGGCTGGGAAGAGTTCGACGAGAAGGTCGACCGGATAGTCAGCTTCGAGGCGTTCGACGCGTTCAAGAAGGAGCGGTATGCCTCGTTCTTCGAGCGCTCATACGACATCCTCCCCGATGACGGCCGGATGTTGTTGCACAGTTTGTTCACCTATGACCGCAGGTGGTTGCACGAGCAGGGCATTCCACTGACAATGAGTGACCTGCGGTTTCTCAAATTTCTGCGGGAGTCGATCTTCCCCGGCGGCGAACTCCCTTCCGAAGACGATATCGTCGACAATGCGCAGGCCGCCGGGTTCTCCCTGGAACAAACCCAATTGCTGCAGCAACACTACGCACGGACGCTGGACATGTGGGCGGCCAACTTGGAGTCCGCCCGGGAACGGGCCATCGCGTTGCAGTCCGAAGAGGTCTACAACAATTTCATGCATTACCTGACCGGATGCGCCGACCGGTTCCGACGGCGGCTGATCAACGTGGCCCAGTTCACGCTCACAAAGTAG
- the mmaA2 gene encoding cyclopropane mycolic acid synthase MmaA2: MARKLTPHFADVQAHYDLSDAFFRLFLDPTQTYSCAYFEREDMTLEEAQIAKIDLALGKLGLRPGMTLLDIGCGWGATMRRAIEKYDVNVVGLTLSRNQAAHVQKLFDELDSPRSRRVLLEGWEAFREPVDRIVSIGAFEHFGHDRYDDFFGMARSLLPPDGVMLLHTITGLTRQQMIDNGLPLTLWLARFLKFIATEIFPGGHPPTIELVEEHSAKAGFTLTRRQSLQPHYARTLDLWAEALETHRSEAIAIQSEEVYERYMKYLTGCAKLFRVGYIDVNQFTLQM, translated from the coding sequence GTGGCTCGGAAGCTGACACCGCACTTCGCCGACGTGCAGGCACACTACGACCTGTCCGATGCCTTCTTCCGGCTCTTCCTCGATCCCACCCAGACGTACAGCTGCGCCTACTTCGAGCGCGAGGACATGACGCTGGAAGAGGCCCAGATCGCCAAGATCGACCTGGCGCTGGGCAAGCTGGGCCTGCGGCCCGGCATGACACTGCTGGACATCGGCTGCGGCTGGGGCGCCACCATGCGGAGAGCGATCGAAAAGTACGACGTCAACGTCGTCGGCCTGACGTTGTCGAGGAACCAGGCCGCGCATGTCCAGAAACTGTTCGACGAGCTGGATAGTCCGCGCAGTAGGCGGGTGTTGCTGGAGGGCTGGGAAGCGTTCCGCGAGCCGGTCGACCGCATCGTGTCAATCGGCGCGTTCGAGCACTTCGGCCACGATCGCTACGACGACTTCTTCGGCATGGCACGCAGCCTCCTGCCCCCTGACGGCGTGATGCTGCTGCACACGATCACCGGATTGACCAGACAGCAGATGATCGACAACGGCTTGCCGCTCACGTTGTGGCTCGCCCGCTTCCTCAAGTTCATCGCGACCGAAATCTTCCCCGGGGGCCATCCGCCGACGATTGAGCTGGTGGAGGAGCACTCGGCGAAGGCGGGCTTCACGCTGACCCGTCGCCAATCGCTGCAGCCGCACTACGCGCGGACCCTCGACCTGTGGGCCGAGGCGCTGGAGACACACAGGAGCGAGGCGATCGCGATTCAGTCCGAAGAGGTCTACGAGCGCTACATGAAATACCTCACCGGTTGCGCCAAGCTATTCCGGGTCGGCTACATCGACGTCAACCAGTTCACCCTGCAGATGTAG
- the mmaA3 gene encoding methoxy mycolic acid synthase MmaA3: MSDNLIGATRSRSNLDNVQAHYDLSNEFFALFVDPTRTYSCAYFERDDMTLHEAQVAKLDLTLGKLGLQPGMTLLDIGCGWGSVLKRAIERYDVNVVGLTLSKNQHAYCQQVLGGVDSERSRRVLLRDWAQFNEPVDRIVVIEALEHFGFHRYDDFFKYAYEALPADGVMLLHAITGLHVKQVIERGIPLTMEMAKFIRFIVTDIFPGGRLPMIETIHEHAAKVGFNVTRVQSLQPDFAKTLDLWAEALQARKDEAIAIQSEEVYDRYIQYLTGSAKAFRMGYIDCNQFTLAK; this comes from the coding sequence ATGTCTGACAACTTGATCGGCGCCACGCGCTCGCGGTCCAATCTCGACAACGTCCAAGCGCATTACGACCTTTCAAACGAGTTCTTCGCGCTGTTCGTGGATCCGACCCGCACCTATAGCTGCGCGTACTTCGAGCGCGACGACATGACCCTGCACGAAGCGCAGGTCGCCAAGCTCGACCTGACGTTGGGCAAGCTGGGACTGCAGCCGGGAATGACGTTGCTCGACATCGGCTGCGGCTGGGGTTCGGTGCTGAAGCGCGCCATCGAACGCTACGACGTCAACGTCGTTGGCCTGACGCTGTCCAAGAACCAGCACGCGTACTGCCAGCAAGTCCTCGGCGGGGTCGACTCCGAGCGCTCGCGCCGGGTCCTGCTGCGCGACTGGGCGCAGTTCAACGAACCGGTGGACCGCATCGTCGTCATCGAGGCGTTGGAGCACTTCGGTTTCCACCGCTACGACGATTTCTTCAAGTACGCCTATGAAGCCTTGCCCGCCGACGGTGTGATGCTGCTGCACGCGATCACAGGGTTGCATGTGAAGCAGGTCATAGAGCGCGGCATACCTCTGACAATGGAGATGGCAAAGTTCATCAGGTTCATCGTGACCGACATCTTCCCCGGTGGCCGGCTGCCGATGATCGAGACCATCCACGAGCACGCGGCCAAGGTGGGCTTCAACGTGACCCGTGTCCAGTCGTTGCAGCCGGACTTCGCCAAGACCCTCGACCTCTGGGCCGAGGCCCTGCAGGCCCGTAAGGACGAGGCCATCGCGATCCAATCCGAAGAGGTCTACGACCGGTACATCCAATACCTGACCGGGTCCGCTAAGGCATTCCGGATGGGCTACATCGACTGCAACCAGTTCACCCTGGCAAAGTAG
- the mmaA4 gene encoding hydroxymycolate synthase MmaA4, whose translation MAEKPPSPTKTRTRFEDIQAHYDVSDDFFALFQDPTRTYSCAYFEPPDLTLEQAQYAKIDLNLDKLDLKPGMTLLDIGCGWGTTMRRAVERFDVNVIGLTLSKNQHARCQQVLGSIDTNRAREVRLQGWEDFAEPVDRIVSIEAFEHFGHENYDDFFKRCFNIMPEDGRMTVQSSVSYHPFEMAARGKKLSFETARFIKFIITEIFPGGRLPSTDMMVEHGQKAGFIVPEPLSLRPHYIKTLRIWGDTLESNRDKAIEITSEEVYNRYMKYLRGCEHYFTDEMLDCSLVTYLKPGAAA comes from the coding sequence ATGGCCGAGAAACCGCCTAGCCCGACGAAGACGCGGACGCGCTTCGAAGACATCCAGGCGCACTACGACGTCTCCGACGATTTCTTCGCCCTGTTCCAGGACCCGACCCGCACCTACAGCTGCGCCTACTTCGAGCCGCCGGACCTCACGCTCGAACAAGCCCAGTACGCCAAGATCGACCTCAACTTGGACAAGCTGGACCTCAAGCCCGGCATGACGCTGCTGGACATCGGCTGTGGCTGGGGCACCACCATGAGGCGCGCGGTCGAACGGTTCGACGTCAACGTCATCGGCCTGACTCTGTCCAAGAACCAGCACGCCCGTTGTCAGCAGGTGCTGGGCTCGATCGACACCAACCGCGCACGTGAGGTGCGCCTGCAGGGCTGGGAGGATTTCGCCGAGCCCGTCGACCGGATCGTGTCCATCGAGGCCTTCGAGCACTTCGGGCACGAGAACTACGACGACTTCTTCAAGCGGTGCTTCAACATCATGCCCGAGGACGGCCGAATGACCGTTCAGAGCAGCGTCAGCTACCACCCGTTCGAGATGGCCGCCCGCGGCAAAAAGCTGAGCTTCGAGACGGCGCGCTTCATCAAGTTCATCATTACGGAGATCTTCCCCGGCGGCCGCCTGCCCTCCACCGACATGATGGTCGAACATGGCCAGAAGGCCGGTTTCATCGTCCCCGAGCCCCTTTCGTTGCGCCCGCACTACATCAAGACGCTGCGGATCTGGGGCGACACGTTGGAGTCCAACAGGGACAAGGCCATCGAGATCACTTCCGAAGAGGTCTACAACCGGTACATGAAATATCTGCGCGGCTGCGAGCACTACTTCACCGACGAGATGCTCGACTGCAGCCTCGTGACCTACCTCAAGCCGGGCGCCGCGGCCTAA
- the rplA gene encoding 50S ribosomal protein L1 yields MSKNSKAYRAAAEKVDRSNLYTPLQAAKLAKETSSTNQDATVEVAIRLGVDPRKADQMVRGTVNLPHGTGKTARVAVFAVGEKAEQAQAAGADVVGSDDLIEKIQGGWLEFDAAIATPDQMAKVGRIARVLGPRGLMPNPKTGTVTADVAKAVTDIKGGKINFRVDKQANLHFVIGKASFDEKSLAENYGAAIDEVLRLKPSSSKGRYLKKITVSTTTGPGIPVDPSITRNFAGA; encoded by the coding sequence ATGAGCAAGAACAGCAAGGCGTATCGCGCCGCCGCCGAGAAGGTGGACCGCAGCAACCTCTACACCCCGCTGCAAGCGGCCAAGCTCGCCAAGGAGACATCGTCGACCAATCAGGACGCGACCGTTGAGGTCGCGATCCGGCTTGGCGTCGACCCGCGTAAGGCAGACCAGATGGTCCGTGGCACGGTTAACCTGCCACACGGCACCGGTAAGACCGCCCGGGTCGCGGTGTTCGCGGTCGGTGAAAAGGCGGAGCAGGCGCAGGCCGCCGGCGCCGATGTTGTCGGCAGCGACGACCTGATCGAGAAGATTCAGGGCGGCTGGCTGGAATTCGACGCCGCGATCGCGACCCCCGACCAGATGGCCAAGGTCGGACGGATAGCTCGGGTGCTAGGTCCGCGCGGCCTGATGCCCAACCCCAAGACCGGGACCGTCACCGCCGACGTCGCCAAGGCCGTCACGGACATCAAGGGTGGCAAGATCAACTTCCGCGTGGACAAGCAGGCCAACCTGCATTTTGTGATCGGCAAGGCGTCGTTCGACGAGAAGAGCCTGGCGGAGAATTACGGCGCGGCAATTGACGAAGTGTTGCGGCTCAAGCCCTCGTCGTCGAAGGGTCGCTACTTGAAGAAGATCACCGTGTCGACGACGACGGGCCCGGGCATTCCGGTGGACCCGTCCATCACCCGCAACTTCGCGGGAGCGTAA
- the rplK gene encoding 50S ribosomal protein L11 has product MAPKKKVAGLIKLQIVAGQANPAPPVGPALGQHGVNIMEFCKAYNAATENQRGNVIPVEITVYEDRSFTFALKTPPAAKLLLKAAGVAKGSSEPHKNKVAKVSWDQVREIAETKKADLNANDIDAATKIIAGTARSMGITVE; this is encoded by the coding sequence ATGGCCCCGAAGAAGAAAGTCGCCGGGCTGATCAAGCTGCAGATCGTGGCGGGGCAGGCCAACCCTGCGCCGCCGGTTGGCCCTGCGCTCGGCCAGCACGGCGTCAACATTATGGAGTTCTGCAAGGCGTACAACGCCGCGACGGAGAACCAGCGCGGCAACGTCATACCGGTGGAGATCACCGTCTACGAGGACCGCAGCTTCACCTTCGCGCTCAAGACACCCCCGGCCGCCAAGCTGCTGCTCAAGGCCGCCGGCGTGGCCAAGGGCTCATCGGAGCCGCACAAGAACAAGGTCGCCAAGGTGAGTTGGGACCAAGTTCGCGAGATCGCCGAGACCAAGAAGGCCGATCTCAACGCCAACGACATCGATGCCGCCACCAAGATCATCGCCGGTACCGCCCGGTCGATGGGCATCACCGTCGAATAG
- the nusG gene encoding transcription termination/antitermination protein NusG gives MTTFDGDPSAGEAAVDLQEPSTDTLAETATEEVDPAAALKAELRSKPGDWYVIHSYAGYENKVKANLETRVQNLDVGDYIFQVEVPTEEVTEIKNGQRKQVNRKVLPGYILVRMDLTDDSWAAVRNTPGVTGFVGATSRPSALSLDDVVKFLLPRGTAKKAAKGAASTAAAAATGGLERPVVQVDYEVGESVTVMDGPFATLPATISEVNAEQQKLKVLVSIFGRETPVELTFSQVSKI, from the coding sequence GTGACTACCTTCGACGGTGACCCGTCCGCGGGTGAGGCGGCGGTCGACTTGCAGGAACCGAGCACGGACACGCTCGCAGAGACCGCGACTGAGGAGGTCGACCCGGCGGCCGCGCTCAAAGCAGAGCTGCGCAGCAAGCCCGGCGACTGGTATGTCATCCATTCCTACGCGGGGTACGAGAACAAGGTGAAAGCCAACCTCGAAACCCGTGTGCAGAATTTGGACGTCGGCGACTACATCTTCCAGGTGGAGGTACCCACCGAAGAGGTCACCGAGATCAAGAACGGCCAGCGCAAGCAGGTCAACCGCAAGGTGCTGCCCGGATACATCCTGGTGCGCATGGATCTGACCGACGATTCGTGGGCTGCGGTGCGCAACACCCCCGGGGTTACCGGCTTCGTCGGTGCAACGTCTCGCCCCTCGGCGCTGTCGCTGGATGACGTGGTGAAGTTTCTGCTGCCGCGCGGGACGGCGAAGAAGGCCGCCAAGGGCGCGGCCAGCACTGCCGCGGCCGCCGCGACCGGTGGGCTGGAACGTCCGGTTGTCCAGGTCGACTACGAAGTGGGCGAATCGGTGACCGTCATGGACGGACCCTTTGCCACGCTTCCGGCCACGATCAGCGAGGTCAACGCCGAGCAGCAGAAGCTCAAGGTGCTGGTGTCCATCTTCGGCCGCGAAACCCCGGTGGAACTGACCTTCAGCCAGGTCTCGAAGATCTAG
- the secE gene encoding preprotein translocase subunit SecE, which produces MSDEGDAANDAASDGGDTEDGRGGGGRTAVVTKSVARPQRPTGKRSRQRSVDADQDVDVEESSTEEAAVKGQRPPKAKGGPKARKAERAGARPANPIAFVYNYLRQVVAEMRKVIWPNRKQMLTYTSVVLAFLAFMVALVGLADFGLTKLVLLVFG; this is translated from the coding sequence GTGAGCGACGAGGGCGACGCTGCCAACGACGCCGCAAGCGACGGCGGCGACACTGAGGACGGCCGCGGCGGCGGCGGTCGGACGGCTGTGGTGACCAAGTCGGTGGCGCGGCCGCAACGCCCCACCGGCAAGCGGTCCCGGCAGCGATCGGTCGATGCCGACCAGGACGTCGACGTCGAGGAGTCGTCGACCGAGGAGGCGGCCGTCAAGGGCCAGAGACCCCCGAAGGCCAAGGGGGGCCCGAAGGCCAGGAAGGCCGAGAGAGCGGGGGCCCGACCCGCTAACCCGATCGCATTCGTCTACAACTACCTGAGGCAGGTCGTTGCGGAGATGCGGAAGGTGATCTGGCCCAACCGCAAACAGATGCTCACTTATACCTCGGTGGTGCTGGCGTTTCTGGCGTTCATGGTGGCGCTGGTCGGTCTTGCTGACTTCGGCCTCACCAAGCTGGTGCTGTTGGTGTTCGGCTGA
- the hadC gene encoding (3R)-hydroxyacyl-ACP dehydratase subunit HadC: MALKTDIRGMIWRYPDYFIVGREQCREFARAIKCDHPAFFSEAAAAELGYDAIVAPLTFVTIFAKYVQLDFFRNVDIGMETMQIVQVDQRFLFYKPVLAGDKLWARMDIHSVDERFGADIVVTKNMCTNDDGELVMEAYTTLMGQQGDGSARLKWDKASGQVIRTA, from the coding sequence ATGGCGTTAAAGACCGACATCCGCGGGATGATCTGGCGCTATCCGGACTATTTCATCGTGGGCCGCGAGCAATGCCGTGAGTTTGCCCGAGCCATCAAGTGTGATCACCCGGCTTTCTTCAGTGAGGCCGCGGCCGCCGAACTCGGCTACGACGCGATCGTTGCTCCGTTGACCTTCGTGACGATCTTCGCCAAATACGTCCAGCTGGATTTCTTCCGGAACGTCGACATCGGTATGGAGACGATGCAGATCGTCCAGGTTGATCAGCGGTTTCTGTTCTACAAGCCGGTCCTGGCCGGGGACAAGTTGTGGGCCCGGATGGACATCCATTCGGTGGACGAGCGTTTCGGAGCCGACATTGTCGTCACGAAGAACATGTGCACCAACGATGACGGGGAACTGGTGATGGAGGCATACACCACCCTGATGGGCCAGCAGGGTGACGGCTCCGCCAGACTTAAATGGGACAAGGCATCCGGACAGGTCATCAGAACCGCGTAA
- the hadB gene encoding (3R)-hydroxyacyl-ACP dehydratase subunit HadB, with amino-acid sequence MALREFSSVKVGDQLPEKTYPLTRQDLVNYAGVSGDLNPIHWDDEIAKVVGLDTAIAHGMLTMGIGGGYVTSWVGDPGAVTEYNVRFTAVVPVPNDGKGAEIVFSGRVKSVDPDSKSVTIALTATTGGKKIFGRAIASAKLA; translated from the coding sequence ATGGCACTACGTGAGTTCAGTTCGGTGAAGGTCGGGGACCAGCTTCCGGAGAAGACCTACCCGCTGACCCGCCAGGATTTGGTGAACTACGCGGGGGTGTCGGGTGACTTGAATCCGATCCACTGGGACGACGAGATCGCCAAGGTTGTGGGGCTGGACACCGCGATTGCCCACGGCATGCTGACGATGGGTATCGGCGGCGGTTACGTCACGTCGTGGGTCGGGGACCCCGGTGCGGTCACCGAGTACAACGTGCGGTTTACCGCGGTGGTACCGGTGCCCAACGACGGCAAGGGTGCCGAGATCGTGTTCAGCGGACGGGTGAAGTCGGTCGACCCGGACAGCAAGTCGGTGACCATTGCGCTGACAGCCACCACCGGCGGCAAGAAGATCTTTGGCCGCGCCATCGCGTCGGCGAAGCTGGCGTAG
- the hadA gene encoding (3R)-hydroxyacyl-ACP dehydratase subunit HadA, giving the protein MPLTTDIVGMHYRYPDHYEVEREKIREYAVAVQNGDASYFEEEAAADLGYKGLLAPLTFICVFGYKAQSAFFKHANIAVQDAQIVQVDQVLKFAKPIIAGDKLYCDVYVDSVREAHGTQIIVTKNIVTDEAGDIVQETYTTLAGRAGEDGEEGFSNGTT; this is encoded by the coding sequence GTGCCGTTGACTACAGACATTGTCGGGATGCATTACCGCTATCCCGACCACTACGAGGTAGAGCGGGAAAAGATCCGCGAGTACGCCGTAGCCGTGCAAAACGGCGACGCCTCGTACTTCGAGGAGGAGGCGGCCGCCGATCTGGGCTATAAGGGGCTGCTGGCCCCTTTGACGTTTATCTGCGTGTTTGGCTACAAGGCGCAGTCGGCGTTCTTCAAACACGCGAACATCGCGGTCCAGGACGCGCAGATCGTCCAGGTCGACCAGGTGCTGAAATTCGCGAAGCCGATCATCGCGGGTGACAAGCTTTACTGCGACGTGTACGTGGATTCGGTGCGCGAGGCGCACGGCACCCAGATCATCGTGACCAAAAATATCGTCACCGACGAAGCCGGTGACATCGTGCAGGAAACTTACACGACCCTGGCCGGCCGTGCCGGCGAGGATGGGGAAGAGGGATTTTCCAATGGCACTACGTGA
- the rpmG gene encoding 50S ribosomal protein L33, giving the protein MASSTDVRPKITLACEVCKHRNYITKKNRRNDPDRLELKKFCRNCGKHQAHRETR; this is encoded by the coding sequence ATGGCTTCCAGTACCGACGTGCGGCCAAAGATCACCTTGGCATGCGAGGTGTGCAAGCACCGTAACTACATCACCAAGAAGAACCGCCGTAACGACCCGGACCGGCTGGAGCTGAAGAAGTTCTGCCGAAATTGCGGCAAGCACCAGGCCCACCGTGAAACGCGGTGA
- a CDS encoding type II toxin-antitoxin system VapB family antitoxin, which produces MLKRVDIMVDDDLLQEVIRRYHLADAREAVHLALRALLDDAGAAEPEDHEYDEFSDLSAWQPRRSSDTG; this is translated from the coding sequence ATGCTGAAGAGGGTCGACATCATGGTTGACGACGACCTGCTCCAAGAGGTCATACGTCGGTACCACCTGGCCGACGCGCGAGAAGCCGTCCATCTCGCTCTCAGGGCCCTCCTTGACGACGCGGGTGCCGCGGAGCCGGAGGATCACGAGTACGACGAGTTCAGCGATCTCAGTGCGTGGCAGCCGCGGCGCAGCAGCGACACCGGGTAG